In Niveispirillum cyanobacteriorum, the following proteins share a genomic window:
- the coaD gene encoding pantetheine-phosphate adenylyltransferase, with amino-acid sequence MAAPRIGVYPGTFDPVTNGHFDIIQRACRMVDHLIVGVASNAGKGPLYTTDERVALVAGELATLNQQGFSVEVRPFDQLLMKFAVDCGASVIIRGLRAVSDFEYEFQMAGMNARLNPAVDTVFLMASDKHQFISSRFVKEIGRLGGDISQFVSPRVAASLQARFDAERANKPG; translated from the coding sequence ATGGCGGCACCGCGTATCGGCGTCTATCCGGGCACATTCGACCCGGTAACCAACGGTCATTTCGATATTATCCAGCGCGCCTGCCGTATGGTGGATCATCTGATCGTCGGCGTGGCCAGCAATGCCGGCAAGGGTCCGCTTTACACTACGGACGAACGCGTCGCCCTGGTGGCGGGCGAACTGGCCACCTTGAACCAGCAGGGGTTCAGCGTGGAGGTCCGGCCATTCGACCAGCTGTTGATGAAATTCGCGGTGGATTGCGGGGCATCGGTGATTATCCGCGGCCTTCGCGCCGTTTCAGATTTCGAATACGAGTTTCAGATGGCCGGCATGAATGCCCGCCTGAACCCGGCTGTCGATACTGTCTTCCTGATGGCGTCGGACAAGCACCAGTTCATCTCGTCCCGCTTCGTGAAAGAGATCGGACGGCTGGGCGGTGATATCAGCCAGTTCGTTAGCCCACGCGTCGCGGCCAGCCTTCAGGCTCGTTTCGATGCCGAAAGGGCGAACAAGCCGGGGTGA
- the gyrA gene encoding DNA gyrase subunit A, producing MTSTPALPSDITPITIEDEMRRSYLDYAMSVIVSRALPDVRDGLKPVHRRILFAMKEGGYDSTKPYKKSARIVGDVMGKYHPHGDSAIYDAMVRMAQDFSMRLPLIDGQGNYGSMDGDAAAAMRYTEARLAKVAEFMLDDIDKETVDFQPNYDESEEEPTVLPAKFPNLLVNGAGGIAVGMATNIPPHNLGEVIDACLAYIDNPDISIDELIEIVPGPDFPTGALILGRSGIRSAFHTGRGSVIMRAKTEVEEIRKDRWAIVATEIPFQVNKGKLLERIAECVNEKLVEGISDVRDESDRDGVRVVVELKRDAVPDVVLAQLFRHTALQTSFGVNTLALNGGRPELMDLKTIIAAFVRFREQVVTRRTEFELGKARERAHILVGLAVAVANLDEMIALIRNAPDPQTAREQMMARDWPAADVAPLIALIDEPGRGLSEAGTYRVSEAQARAILDLRLHRLTGLERDKIGEELTGVTDQIKTYLAILADRFLLLDVIRNELGEMKARFATPRRTQIEESEFESDIEDLIQREDMVVIVTQGGYIKRVPLSTYRAQARGGKGRSGMSLKAEDNVSDLFVSNTHTPMLFFTSRGIVHKLKVYRLPQGTPQTRGKALVNLLPLEEGETISTVMPMPEDEGTWGDLEIVFATSKGGIRRNKLSDFQNIRANGLIAMKLEEEGETLISVRTCTDQDDVLLATHLGRCIRFPVTEVRVFSGRTSTGVRGIKLASGDAVIGMSILHHTDYSMEERAAYLKQARELRRAEGEDTDDAVDVDAEPVGEATLSAEQFAEMKAREEMILTVSEQGFGKRTSAYEYRLTGRGGQGIWNMDMGDRNKAIAAVFPIHETDQLMMVSDGGQVIRMPVHDIRLTGRKSKGVTLFRLSGEEKVVSVARLEDDGSETSGDSAEVAATE from the coding sequence GTGACCTCCACGCCCGCTCTGCCGTCCGATATCACGCCCATCACCATCGAAGATGAGATGCGGCGATCCTATCTCGATTACGCGATGAGCGTGATCGTTAGCCGAGCCCTGCCGGATGTTCGCGATGGGTTGAAGCCCGTGCATCGCCGCATCCTGTTCGCCATGAAGGAAGGCGGATACGACAGCACCAAGCCCTACAAGAAGTCGGCGCGTATCGTCGGTGACGTGATGGGTAAATACCATCCGCACGGCGACAGCGCGATTTACGACGCCATGGTGCGTATGGCGCAGGATTTCTCCATGCGCCTGCCCCTGATCGACGGTCAGGGCAATTACGGCTCCATGGATGGCGATGCGGCGGCGGCCATGCGTTACACCGAGGCCCGTCTGGCCAAGGTCGCCGAATTCATGCTGGACGATATCGACAAGGAAACCGTCGATTTCCAGCCGAACTATGACGAGTCGGAAGAAGAACCAACGGTCCTTCCGGCCAAGTTCCCCAACCTGCTGGTCAATGGCGCCGGCGGTATCGCGGTGGGCATGGCCACCAACATCCCCCCCCATAATCTGGGGGAGGTGATCGACGCCTGTCTGGCCTATATCGACAACCCCGACATCTCGATTGATGAGCTGATCGAAATCGTCCCCGGCCCGGATTTCCCCACCGGTGCGCTGATCCTGGGCCGGTCGGGCATCCGGTCGGCCTTCCATACGGGCCGTGGCAGCGTGATCATGCGCGCCAAGACGGAGGTGGAGGAGATCCGCAAGGATCGCTGGGCCATCGTCGCCACCGAAATCCCGTTCCAGGTGAACAAGGGCAAGCTGCTGGAACGCATTGCCGAATGCGTAAACGAGAAGCTGGTCGAGGGCATCAGCGATGTCCGCGACGAGTCGGACCGCGACGGCGTGCGCGTGGTCGTTGAACTGAAGCGCGATGCCGTGCCCGACGTCGTTCTGGCGCAGCTGTTCCGTCATACCGCCCTGCAGACCAGCTTTGGCGTGAACACGCTGGCGCTGAATGGCGGTCGTCCCGAACTGATGGACCTGAAGACCATCATCGCCGCCTTTGTCCGCTTCCGCGAACAGGTAGTGACGCGGCGCACGGAGTTCGAGCTGGGCAAGGCGCGCGAGCGCGCCCACATTTTGGTCGGTCTGGCCGTTGCCGTCGCCAACCTGGATGAGATGATCGCGCTCATCCGCAACGCGCCTGATCCGCAGACGGCGCGTGAGCAGATGATGGCCCGCGACTGGCCCGCCGCCGACGTGGCGCCGTTGATCGCGCTGATTGACGAGCCGGGCCGTGGCCTGTCGGAGGCTGGGACCTACCGCGTGTCCGAAGCCCAGGCCCGCGCCATCCTTGACCTGCGCCTGCACCGCCTGACCGGGCTGGAGCGTGACAAGATCGGCGAGGAACTGACCGGCGTTACCGATCAGATTAAGACCTACCTGGCGATCCTGGCCGATCGTTTCCTGCTGCTGGATGTAATCCGCAACGAGCTGGGCGAGATGAAGGCCCGCTTTGCCACCCCGCGCCGCACCCAGATCGAGGAGTCGGAGTTCGAGTCTGACATCGAGGACCTGATCCAGCGCGAGGATATGGTCGTCATCGTCACCCAGGGCGGCTATATCAAGCGCGTGCCGCTCTCCACCTATCGGGCGCAGGCGCGTGGTGGCAAGGGCCGCTCAGGCATGAGCCTGAAGGCGGAGGACAATGTCTCCGACCTGTTCGTGTCCAACACCCACACACCCATGCTGTTCTTCACCAGCCGGGGTATCGTCCATAAGCTGAAGGTCTATCGCCTGCCGCAGGGCACGCCGCAGACGCGCGGCAAGGCCCTTGTCAATCTGCTGCCGCTGGAGGAGGGGGAAACCATCTCCACCGTCATGCCGATGCCGGAGGATGAGGGCACCTGGGGCGATCTGGAGATCGTGTTTGCCACCAGCAAGGGCGGCATCCGCCGCAACAAGCTGTCGGACTTCCAGAATATCCGCGCCAATGGCCTGATCGCCATGAAGCTGGAGGAAGAGGGCGAGACCCTGATTTCCGTCCGCACCTGTACCGATCAGGATGATGTGTTGCTGGCCACCCATCTGGGCCGCTGCATCCGCTTCCCCGTCACCGAAGTGCGCGTCTTCTCCGGCCGTACCTCTACCGGCGTGCGCGGCATCAAATTGGCCAGCGGGGATGCGGTGATCGGCATGTCGATCCTGCACCATACTGATTACAGCATGGAAGAACGCGCCGCCTATCTGAAGCAGGCGCGCGAACTGCGCCGGGCCGAGGGCGAGGATACCGACGATGCGGTGGATGTGGATGCCGAGCCGGTGGGCGAAGCGACGCTGTCGGCGGAGCAGTTCGCCGAAATGAAGGCGCGCGAGGAAATGATCCTCACCGTGTCCGAACAGGGCTTCGGCAAGCGTACATCGGCCTACGAGTACCGCCTGACGGGCCGTGGCGGCCAGGGCATCTGGAACATGGATATGGGTGACCGCAACAAGGCCATTGCCGCCGTGTTCCCCATCCATGAGACCGATCAGCTGATGATGGTCAGCGATGGCGGCCAGGTCATCCGCATGCCCGTCCATGACATCCGCCTGACGGGCCGCAAGAGCAAGGGCGTCACCCTGTTCCGTTTGTCGGGCGAGGAGAAGGTGGTGTCCGTGGCCCGTCTGGAAGATGACGGTTCCGAAACCAGTGGCGACTCCGCCGAGGTCGCCGCGACCGAGTGA
- a CDS encoding MATE family efflux transporter — protein MTLAVQQAEILSHRIRRHVRELFRLAIPVIIARAGIMVMALTDTLMVGRFGAQELAYYGLGNMPVGVMMGVMVGLLLGVVVMVSQAVGRGEDASTGTIWRRAIPYSLLVGGVMAGLCLWGEEFLLVTGQAPDLAAGGAGVMAVIAIGMPAAGLHLATSLYLEGMKRPIPGMVAMLIGNVLNVGLNWVLVWGHFGFPAMGAEGAAWATTILRWLGAIGLIAYVWWLPQRQAWGIRGGFKGWWRDSGDQRQVGYAAGLSNGLEGSAFAALALFAGWLGAMSVGAYTIGLNLIALPFMCALGLATATSVRVGNAYGAGDRVETKVAGWTGLGVTSVILALVGVIFLLFPTWVASQFTADPALVALTAPLLALSAWLLIADGGQVVMAQALRGRSDTWVPTAMHFVSYYAIMMPLGWFLAFPMGHGVLGLFMGILIASFVAVSFLMGRFWWLSRRDDRAAVG, from the coding sequence ATGACCCTTGCTGTCCAACAGGCCGAAATCCTTTCCCACCGCATTCGCCGCCATGTGCGCGAATTGTTTCGTCTGGCCATTCCTGTGATCATCGCACGGGCGGGAATCATGGTGATGGCCTTGACGGACACCTTGATGGTGGGCCGTTTCGGGGCGCAGGAACTGGCCTATTACGGGTTGGGCAACATGCCGGTGGGCGTGATGATGGGCGTCATGGTCGGCCTGCTGCTGGGGGTGGTGGTGATGGTTTCCCAAGCCGTTGGACGCGGTGAGGATGCGAGCACTGGTACCATCTGGCGCCGCGCCATTCCCTATTCGCTGTTGGTCGGCGGGGTGATGGCCGGGCTGTGCCTGTGGGGGGAGGAATTCCTGCTTGTCACAGGGCAGGCGCCGGATTTGGCCGCCGGTGGGGCCGGCGTGATGGCGGTGATCGCCATTGGCATGCCCGCCGCCGGGCTGCATCTGGCCACCAGCCTGTATCTGGAGGGGATGAAACGACCGATTCCCGGTATGGTCGCGATGCTGATCGGCAATGTTTTGAATGTCGGGCTTAACTGGGTTCTGGTCTGGGGCCATTTCGGATTTCCCGCCATGGGGGCCGAAGGGGCCGCCTGGGCCACCACCATCCTGCGCTGGCTGGGGGCCATCGGCCTGATCGCCTATGTCTGGTGGCTGCCGCAGCGTCAAGCCTGGGGAATCCGGGGCGGGTTCAAGGGTTGGTGGCGCGACAGCGGCGACCAGCGGCAGGTCGGTTATGCGGCGGGTCTGTCCAACGGACTGGAGGGGTCTGCCTTCGCCGCCCTTGCCCTTTTCGCGGGCTGGCTGGGCGCCATGTCGGTCGGTGCCTATACGATCGGGCTGAACCTGATCGCTCTTCCTTTCATGTGCGCCCTGGGACTGGCGACGGCCACATCGGTACGTGTGGGCAATGCCTATGGTGCCGGAGATCGGGTGGAAACCAAGGTCGCGGGCTGGACAGGCCTTGGCGTGACCAGTGTCATCCTGGCCCTGGTCGGCGTGATCTTCCTGCTGTTCCCCACCTGGGTTGCATCGCAATTCACGGCTGACCCGGCGCTTGTTGCCCTGACGGCGCCGTTGCTGGCCCTGTCCGCTTGGCTGCTGATCGCCGATGGCGGGCAGGTGGTGATGGCGCAGGCCCTACGTGGACGCAGCGATACCTGGGTACCCACCGCCATGCATTTTGTCAGCTATTACGCCATCATGATGCCGCTGGGCTGGTTCCTGGCCTTCCCCATGGGGCATGGGGTGCTGGGCCTGTTTATGGGCATCCTGATCGCCAGTTTCGTGGCTGTCAGCTTTCTTATGGGCCGTTTCTGGTGGCTGTCGCGCCGGGATGATCGGGCCGCGGTGGGGTGA